The genomic region GGTTGGGCAAAAACGTCCGGCAGCAGGCTCGGAAATCCGAAGTATTGTCCCGCAGCCCGACGTGCTGGGTGTTGTTGCACAGGAAGAAAAGCCAGCCGCCGTAAAACGGAGCGAACGTGACGAGTATCGGAATCATCCAGAGCTTCAGGCAGAGCGCGACGCATATCAAAGCGGCGTGTCCGGCCAGCAGGATCCAAGCCCACTCCGACGCCCACCGCCGCTTCTCGGGCCGAGACTCGGGAAATAGCGTCAGTTCCCACTCTCCTTCAAACCGGCCGCGTGCGATTCGGACGGTAAATCGCAGGACATGGAGCAGCGCGTCGATATTCACGATCGCCGAACGCAGAAAATCTTTGAGCGTAATTTTGATCGGCGCGACGACTTCCAGATCGTCCGGTGGATGCAGGGTCGAACGGTGATGCCGAACGTGGCTGGTTTCGAACATGCGGTGATTGATCCACCCCAAGAATGCGTAAAGATGCGTGAAAAATATGTTGAGGCGTTTCGACCGAAAGACCGTTCCATGCCCAAGCTCATGCACGGCGTTGATCTGAAACGCGAAACACGTGCCATGGAGAAACACAGCCATCAGCGTCGCCCACCACGGCCAGTGCGCGGCCGAATAGAAAGCCGTCGATCCAGTGACGACCAGCACCGCTAAGTATCCAAGCGTCTGCGCGCAGCCTTGCGCGTCGCTGCGGGCGTAGAGCTTTTTCAGAGCGGCGGGATCGACCGGAGTCCGATACCAGTCGATCGCGGCGGCCCTCTTTGCGGGCTCCGTTTGTGGGTGTTGCATCATTTCCTCTTCGTTCTCTTGGGCGTGTCGCCACCGAGCGACTCTGGGGATAATTATGCGCGGACACCCTCGGAGAAGGCTTGCCGGATCTTCGGGAGATTATGTATAATCTTCGGAAAAGCAAAGGAAATTACATTTATTGGCGTACGATCGGCCCGCCGGCCTTTTGGCAGGTTTTCATGCTTCGCTTCCAGATCCCGAGACACCCGAATTGCTGCATGTGGGAGAGCAATGGGCGCCGCGTGACTTCTTCATCACGCCGCATACGCACCATGTCTGGGAGTTCTACGTA from Capsulimonas corticalis harbors:
- a CDS encoding fatty acid desaturase; translation: MMQHPQTEPAKRAAAIDWYRTPVDPAALKKLYARSDAQGCAQTLGYLAVLVVTGSTAFYSAAHWPWWATLMAVFLHGTCFAFQINAVHELGHGTVFRSKRLNIFFTHLYAFLGWINHRMFETSHVRHHRSTLHPPDDLEVVAPIKITLKDFLRSAIVNIDALLHVLRFTVRIARGRFEGEWELTLFPESRPEKRRWASEWAWILLAGHAALICVALCLKLWMIPILVTFAPFYGGWLFFLCNNTQHVGLRDNTSDFRACCRTFLPNPIVRFLYWRMNYHTEHHMYVGVPCYHLGKLHALIEHDLPPSPMGIAATWREIGAILRQQAENPSYEHPIPLPASRR